From Hartmannibacter diazotrophicus, a single genomic window includes:
- a CDS encoding helix-turn-helix domain-containing protein, which produces MRAPVGIRLRSRRKSMGLSQAALAREAGISPSYLNLIEAGRRDVGGALLIRLASRLDLAIDELTGARDQRLLQDLAEAAADPLIGDLDLDSDRTQELAASFPDAAKALARLHRAYQEASASADAFANRLRADPLFAELLHQILSQITAVRSGTEILSDVPDLSPEERSRFLGNIAREARAMSDVARTLIGEFDRDRGRHRSLSPARELDELIVEERNHFPTLEAVADDLRRQVARFGPIGEAGLEGALEQQFGITVSRGGPPPGGGSRKDRQGTGQYHYDSAEKLLWFRGSATVATRQFQMTRLYCELAASDAIARVGDDVRLTSPDARRLARRAMASYLAGAFLLPYGRFLTDAEENRYDIDFLAQAYSASFEQVAHRLVTLRRKGEEGIPFGFLRSDPAGRLTKHFPLPGLLLPNSGHACPLWAIYGAFRKPGEPVRQIVRFADGSRYLFIAKTVSKRLATYREQPFHLSVMLACDILHADRTIYAAGLDLDDLSADVAVGPSCRLCIRRDCEHRQEEPLAGGRGEGALHEPFVGT; this is translated from the coding sequence ATGCGGGCGCCGGTGGGCATTCGGCTGCGTAGCCGACGGAAATCAATGGGGCTTTCCCAAGCGGCCCTGGCACGCGAGGCGGGTATCTCGCCGAGCTATCTCAACCTGATCGAGGCGGGGCGGCGCGATGTCGGTGGCGCCCTTCTGATCCGGCTTGCGAGCCGTCTCGACCTTGCGATCGACGAACTCACCGGCGCGCGCGACCAGCGTCTGCTGCAGGATCTGGCCGAGGCGGCCGCCGATCCGCTGATCGGCGACCTCGATCTCGATTCGGATCGCACGCAGGAACTGGCGGCGAGTTTTCCCGATGCCGCCAAAGCGCTCGCCCGTCTGCACCGGGCTTATCAGGAGGCCTCGGCCAGCGCCGATGCCTTTGCCAACCGGCTGCGCGCCGACCCGCTTTTTGCCGAACTCCTGCACCAGATTCTGAGCCAGATCACCGCCGTGCGATCCGGTACGGAGATTCTGTCCGACGTTCCCGATCTCAGCCCCGAGGAGCGCAGCCGCTTTCTCGGCAACATCGCCCGCGAGGCGAGGGCCATGTCGGACGTCGCGCGGACCCTGATCGGCGAATTCGACCGGGATCGCGGCCGTCACCGGTCCCTGTCGCCGGCCCGCGAACTCGACGAACTGATCGTCGAGGAACGCAATCACTTTCCCACGCTCGAGGCGGTCGCGGACGATCTCCGGCGACAGGTGGCGCGCTTCGGGCCGATTGGCGAGGCGGGGCTTGAAGGCGCCCTTGAGCAGCAGTTCGGCATCACCGTCAGCCGCGGCGGGCCGCCTCCCGGTGGCGGTAGCCGCAAGGACCGGCAGGGAACCGGCCAGTATCACTACGACTCGGCGGAAAAACTGCTCTGGTTTCGCGGCTCCGCGACGGTGGCAACACGCCAGTTCCAGATGACGCGCCTCTATTGCGAACTGGCCGCGTCCGATGCGATCGCCAGGGTCGGTGACGATGTGCGCCTGACGAGCCCCGACGCCCGGCGTCTCGCACGGCGGGCCATGGCCTCCTATCTCGCCGGCGCCTTCCTGTTGCCCTACGGGCGCTTCCTGACGGACGCGGAGGAAAACCGCTACGACATCGACTTTCTGGCGCAGGCCTATTCGGCAAGCTTCGAGCAGGTCGCGCATCGGCTGGTGACCCTGCGCCGCAAGGGCGAAGAGGGCATTCCCTTCGGCTTTCTGCGCTCCGATCCGGCCGGGCGGCTGACCAAGCATTTTCCGTTGCCGGGGCTGCTACTGCCAAACTCCGGTCATGCCTGTCCGCTCTGGGCGATCTATGGCGCCTTCCGCAAGCCCGGCGAGCCCGTGCGCCAGATCGTCCGCTTTGCAGATGGTTCCCGCTACCTCTTCATCGCCAAGACGGTCTCCAAGCGCCTTGCGACCTATCGCGAGCAGCCGTTCCATCTCTCCGTCATGCTGGCCTGCGACATCCTCCACGCGGATCGCACCATCTACGCGGCGGGCCTCGATCTCGACGATCTCAGCGCCGACGTCGCGGTCGGCCCATCCTGCCGGCTCTGCATCCGCCGCGACTGCGAGCACCGGCAGGAGGAGCCGCTGGCTGGAGGTCGCGGCGAGGGGGCGTTGCACGAGCCCTTCGTCGGGACTTAA
- a CDS encoding substrate-binding protein, protein MNDSKNGFSRRKLLTTTGAGLVGFGAAPLMFTKGAWAAEFCNDPKGDTVTFGFNVPQTGAYAAEGADELRAYQLAVKHLNGEGDGGMLSTFKGSALKGNGILGKKVAYVTGDTQTKSDAARDSAKRMVERDGAIMITGGSSSGVAVAVQGLCQEMGIIFMAGLTHSNDTTGKDKKRYGFRHFFNAYMSGQALAPVLSKAYGNDRRAYHLTADYTWGWTQEESIKNATEKLGWQTVAAVRTPLGAGDFSQYLTPVLNSGADVLILNHYGADMVNSLTQAVQFGLLDKQVNGKQFQVVVPLFSRLMAQGAGDAIKGILGTTNWHWSLQDDGSKAFVKSFGSEYGFPPSQAAQTCYVQALLYANACEMAGTFFPPEVIKALEGFQFDGLGNGPTEYRAADHQCFKDVLVVQGKKEPTSKFDLLEVVEVVPRAQVEYDPSIFGGDLGPADAKPC, encoded by the coding sequence ATGAATGATAGCAAGAATGGCTTCAGCCGCCGCAAGCTGCTGACCACCACCGGCGCCGGGCTCGTCGGTTTCGGCGCCGCGCCGCTGATGTTCACCAAGGGCGCCTGGGCTGCCGAATTCTGCAACGATCCCAAGGGTGACACCGTCACCTTCGGCTTCAACGTACCGCAGACGGGCGCCTACGCGGCCGAGGGCGCCGACGAACTGCGTGCCTACCAGCTCGCGGTCAAGCACCTCAATGGCGAGGGCGACGGCGGCATGCTCAGCACCTTCAAGGGCAGCGCGCTGAAGGGCAACGGCATTCTGGGCAAGAAGGTCGCCTATGTGACCGGCGACACGCAGACCAAGTCCGACGCGGCCCGCGACAGCGCCAAGCGCATGGTCGAGCGCGACGGCGCCATCATGATCACCGGCGGCTCGTCCTCGGGCGTGGCTGTTGCCGTGCAAGGCCTTTGCCAGGAGATGGGCATCATCTTCATGGCCGGCCTCACCCACTCCAACGACACCACCGGCAAGGACAAGAAGCGCTACGGCTTCCGCCATTTCTTCAATGCCTACATGTCCGGCCAGGCGCTGGCGCCCGTACTGTCCAAGGCTTATGGCAACGACCGGCGCGCCTATCACCTGACCGCCGACTACACCTGGGGCTGGACGCAGGAAGAATCGATCAAGAACGCCACCGAGAAGCTCGGCTGGCAGACTGTCGCGGCCGTCCGCACGCCGCTCGGCGCCGGCGACTTCTCGCAGTATCTGACGCCAGTGCTGAACTCGGGCGCGGACGTCCTGATCCTCAACCACTACGGCGCCGACATGGTCAACTCGCTGACCCAGGCGGTGCAGTTCGGTCTCCTCGACAAGCAGGTCAACGGCAAGCAGTTCCAGGTCGTCGTGCCGCTGTTCTCGCGCCTGATGGCACAGGGCGCGGGCGATGCCATCAAGGGCATCCTCGGCACCACCAACTGGCACTGGTCGCTGCAGGACGACGGCTCCAAGGCCTTCGTGAAGTCCTTCGGCTCCGAATACGGCTTCCCGCCGTCCCAGGCGGCCCAGACCTGCTACGTCCAGGCGCTGCTCTATGCCAACGCCTGCGAGATGGCCGGCACCTTCTTCCCGCCGGAAGTGATCAAGGCGCTGGAAGGCTTCCAGTTCGACGGCCTCGGCAACGGACCGACCGAATACCGCGCCGCCGACCACCAGTGCTTCAAGGACGTGCTGGTCGTGCAGGGCAAGAAGGAGCCGACGTCCAAGTTCGACCTTCTGGAAGTCGTGGAAGTCGTGCCGCGCGCCCAGGTCGAATACGACCCGTCGATCTTCGGCGGCGATCTCGGCCCGGCTGACGCCAAGCCCTGCTGA
- a CDS encoding ABC transporter ATP-binding protein, translating to MNAPIKQTEMRDNVVLHVADVHKTFGGLHALADIDLAIEEGKTHAIIGPNGAGKSTLLNVIVGRLAPTRGAVVFDGKVLTGMAPYQINQVGIARVFQTPEIFPDLSVLQNVMAPAFAKRDGAFRLNALTSFDSEKAIREEAEHLIEDVNLTARKHSHAGSLSRGDKRRMELAMCLIQHPRLLLLDEPTAGMSRADTNATVDLLKKIKERGMTKIIIEHDMHVVFSLADKISVLAQGRIICEGLPDEVRGDPRVQEAYLGGTHV from the coding sequence ATGAACGCTCCCATCAAGCAGACAGAAATGCGCGACAACGTCGTGCTGCATGTGGCGGATGTGCACAAGACCTTCGGCGGCCTGCATGCGCTCGCCGACATCGATCTTGCGATCGAGGAAGGCAAGACCCACGCGATCATCGGGCCGAACGGCGCCGGCAAGTCGACGCTGCTCAACGTGATCGTCGGCCGTCTCGCCCCGACGCGCGGCGCCGTGGTCTTCGACGGCAAGGTGCTGACCGGCATGGCGCCCTACCAGATCAACCAGGTCGGGATTGCCCGCGTCTTCCAGACGCCGGAAATCTTTCCCGATCTGTCGGTGCTGCAGAACGTCATGGCGCCGGCTTTTGCCAAGCGCGACGGCGCCTTCCGGCTCAATGCGCTGACGTCCTTCGATTCGGAGAAGGCGATCCGCGAGGAGGCCGAGCATCTCATCGAAGACGTCAACCTGACGGCCCGCAAACACAGCCACGCGGGCAGCCTGTCGCGCGGCGACAAGCGGCGCATGGAGCTTGCCATGTGCCTCATCCAGCATCCGCGCCTGTTGCTTCTCGACGAGCCGACCGCCGGCATGTCGCGCGCCGACACCAACGCGACCGTCGACCTGCTCAAGAAGATCAAGGAGCGCGGCATGACGAAGATCATCATCGAGCACGACATGCACGTGGTCTTCTCGCTCGCCGACAAGATCAGCGTCCTCGCCCAGGGCCGCATCATCTGCGAGGGCCTGCCGGACGAAGTGCGCGGCGATCCGCGCGTGCAGGAAGCCTATCTCGGAGGAACGCACGTATGA
- a CDS encoding branched-chain amino acid ABC transporter permease: MDQIFLQLLNGLDKGGAYALIALGLTLVFGTLGVVNFAHGALFMLGAFCAVTLQKLLTLEKITLSATETTPWGTPLEVREPYIHAIFGDFGNVLIDYSVPVAILLAIPVMLIVGVAMERGLIKHFYKRPHAEQILVTFGLAIVLQEVIKAIFGANPLPQPMPDAWRGAADVGAFFGMTPGVVIYPWWRLLYLLFSLGVIGLVFAFLQFTTFGMVVRAGMADRETVGLLGINIGRRFTAMFGLAAVVAGVAGVMYTPLLPPSFNLGMEFLVLSFVVVVVGGMGSLPGAVLAGFLLGILQSFASMNEVKTLLPGIDHIVIYLVAVIVLLVRPRGLLGRRGVMEG, encoded by the coding sequence CTGGACCAGATCTTCCTGCAACTCCTGAACGGGCTCGACAAGGGCGGGGCCTATGCGCTGATCGCCCTTGGCCTGACGCTCGTCTTCGGCACGCTCGGCGTCGTGAACTTCGCTCACGGCGCGCTCTTCATGCTCGGCGCGTTCTGCGCGGTGACGCTGCAGAAGCTGCTGACGCTGGAGAAAATCACGCTCAGCGCCACGGAAACGACCCCATGGGGCACGCCGCTCGAAGTTCGCGAGCCCTATATCCACGCCATTTTCGGCGATTTCGGCAACGTGCTGATCGACTATTCGGTGCCGGTCGCGATCCTGCTGGCGATCCCGGTGATGCTGATCGTGGGCGTGGCGATGGAGCGCGGACTGATCAAGCACTTCTACAAGCGCCCGCATGCGGAACAAATTCTGGTCACCTTCGGCCTTGCCATCGTTCTGCAGGAAGTCATCAAGGCCATCTTCGGCGCCAATCCGCTGCCGCAGCCGATGCCGGATGCCTGGCGCGGAGCGGCCGATGTCGGTGCCTTTTTCGGCATGACGCCCGGCGTCGTCATCTATCCCTGGTGGCGGCTGCTCTATCTCCTCTTCTCGCTCGGCGTGATCGGCCTCGTCTTCGCCTTCCTGCAGTTCACCACCTTCGGCATGGTCGTGCGTGCCGGCATGGCGGACCGCGAGACGGTGGGCCTGCTCGGCATCAACATCGGCCGCCGGTTCACGGCCATGTTCGGCCTCGCCGCCGTCGTCGCCGGTGTCGCGGGCGTGATGTACACGCCGCTTCTGCCGCCGAGCTTCAACCTCGGAATGGAATTCCTGGTGCTCTCCTTCGTCGTGGTCGTCGTCGGCGGCATGGGCTCCCTGCCCGGCGCCGTGCTGGCGGGTTTCCTGCTCGGCATCCTGCAGAGCTTCGCCTCCATGAACGAGGTGAAGACGCTCCTGCCGGGCATCGACCATATCGTGATCTATCTGGTGGCCGTCATCGTGCTGCTGGTGCGCCCCCGCGGCCTGCTTGGCCGGCGCGGCGTGATGGAGGGCTGA
- a CDS encoding ABC transporter ATP-binding protein, whose translation MSAVMQQQQGAATRTDPFLQVKDIHAYYGESYVVQGVSFDIAEGEILALLGRNGAGKTSTFRTLARLDNPTLTDGEIWFNGLPLHKMSSWQAARAGIQLVPEDRRIIPGLTVEENLQLALVAPGHGWPIERVYESFPRLGERRKQEGVTLSGGEQQMLAIARALVRDVKLLLLDEPYEGLAPVIVQEIERILHGIRELGITTIIVEQNAIAALRLSDRAVILDTGEVAFEGSAKEVLENADLRQQYLAV comes from the coding sequence ATGAGCGCCGTCATGCAACAGCAGCAAGGCGCGGCGACGCGCACCGACCCGTTTCTGCAGGTCAAGGACATCCACGCCTACTATGGCGAGAGCTATGTGGTGCAAGGCGTCTCCTTCGATATCGCCGAGGGCGAGATCCTGGCCCTTCTCGGCCGCAACGGCGCCGGCAAGACGTCCACGTTCCGCACCCTCGCGCGGCTCGACAATCCGACGCTGACCGATGGCGAAATCTGGTTCAACGGCCTGCCGCTGCACAAGATGAGCTCCTGGCAGGCGGCCCGGGCCGGCATCCAGTTGGTGCCGGAAGACCGGCGCATCATTCCGGGGCTGACGGTGGAGGAAAACCTCCAGCTTGCCCTCGTGGCACCGGGGCACGGCTGGCCGATCGAGCGCGTCTATGAAAGCTTCCCGCGCCTCGGCGAACGCCGCAAGCAGGAAGGCGTCACGCTTTCGGGCGGAGAGCAGCAGATGCTGGCGATCGCCCGTGCGCTCGTCCGCGACGTGAAGCTGCTCCTCCTCGACGAGCCCTACGAAGGACTTGCGCCCGTCATCGTGCAGGAGATCGAGCGCATCCTGCACGGCATCCGCGAGCTTGGCATCACGACGATCATCGTCGAACAGAACGCCATCGCGGCGCTGCGCCTGTCGGACCGTGCGGTCATCCTCGACACCGGCGAAGTGGCCTTTGAAGGCAGTGCCAAAGAGGTGCTCGAGAACGCCGATCTCAGGCAGCAGTATCTCGCCGTCTGA
- a CDS encoding branched-chain amino acid ABC transporter permease, with product MTLNSQFSAKDLTLLGIFSLVVLTMPIWLDPIGASYPDLLQRLCIYAIFAIGFNILFGLTGYLSFGHAAFLGVGSYTAVWSFKLLSMEGIPAVLLAIAVSGAFAAAIGYISLRRSGIYFSILTLAFAQMCYNLAYSVLTPITNGETGLQLSLRDPRVIDRMFSEAGSGLPTTTFLGLDMNGYTGFYVCAVILILAFFLSQRIAGSPFGMMLKGIKSNQTRMNYIGFSTRPYALAAFVISGMYAGLAGGLLAVADPLAGAERMQWTASGEVVLMTILGGVGTLVGPVIGAWLIKYCENIFSAFNEHVLNQVFSFLPDSVKETVVGIASNFVGEGWHLTLGLIFVLVVVFLPGGIVEGAMRLTSLFRSNRGKGRRAVGAQPAE from the coding sequence ATGACGCTCAATTCCCAGTTCAGCGCCAAGGATCTGACCCTCCTCGGCATCTTCTCGCTGGTCGTGCTGACGATGCCGATCTGGCTCGATCCGATCGGGGCCTCCTATCCGGACCTGCTGCAGCGACTTTGCATCTATGCGATCTTCGCGATCGGCTTCAACATCCTGTTCGGCCTGACCGGCTACCTCAGCTTCGGCCATGCCGCTTTCCTCGGCGTCGGGTCCTACACGGCGGTCTGGTCCTTCAAGCTGCTGTCGATGGAGGGCATCCCAGCCGTCCTTCTTGCCATCGCAGTGTCGGGGGCCTTCGCCGCCGCCATCGGATACATCAGCCTGCGCCGTTCGGGCATCTACTTCTCCATCCTGACGCTCGCCTTTGCGCAGATGTGCTACAATCTCGCCTACTCGGTGCTGACACCGATCACCAACGGCGAGACTGGCCTGCAGCTGTCGCTTCGCGATCCTCGCGTCATCGACCGGATGTTCTCCGAAGCCGGATCGGGACTGCCGACGACGACCTTCCTCGGCCTCGACATGAACGGCTACACGGGCTTCTACGTCTGCGCGGTCATTCTCATCCTGGCCTTCTTCCTGTCGCAGCGTATCGCCGGCTCGCCCTTCGGCATGATGCTCAAGGGCATCAAGTCGAACCAGACCCGGATGAACTACATTGGCTTCTCGACCCGGCCCTATGCGCTTGCGGCCTTCGTGATCTCGGGCATGTATGCCGGTCTTGCCGGCGGTCTTCTCGCCGTGGCGGACCCGCTGGCGGGCGCGGAGCGCATGCAGTGGACCGCATCGGGCGAAGTCGTCCTGATGACCATCCTCGGCGGCGTTGGCACGCTGGTCGGCCCGGTCATCGGCGCCTGGCTGATCAAATACTGCGAGAACATCTTCTCTGCCTTCAACGAGCATGTGCTGAACCAGGTCTTCTCCTTCCTGCCTGACAGCGTGAAGGAAACCGTGGTCGGCATCGCCAGCAACTTCGTCGGCGAAGGCTGGCACCTGACCCTCGGCCTCATCTTCGTCCTGGTCGTGGTCTTCCTGCCGGGCGGCATCGTCGAGGGCGCCATGCGGCTGACCAGCCTCTTCCGCAGCAATCGTGGCAAGGGCCGCCGTGCGGTCGGCGCCCAGCCGGCCGAATAA